TGTATCTGTTTAATATGTCGTAAGGTATTTGCAGCATCCATCGTGGTAAACGGTACTGCAAATTGAAAATATCAAAACGGGTTATCTTACGAACACCTGCTTTGTTCTTTTCGTAATATTCCATTACTGTTGAGTTTCCAAATACGCCTTTTGTAATAACACTTTTAAAAACTTTAGCGCATAGATTTTTTAATTCATTCGGAAAATATTCTCTTACATGCCACGGGTTGCGTGTTATTGACATCGGTTTATTAGGCGTGGTAACGATCAGCTTTCCGCCTGGTTTTAAAATGCGATGCGCTTCCCGTAAAAACAACAGATCGTTTTGTACATGTTCAATTACCTGGAAAGTAATAACAACATCAAAAGAATCGGATGGCACATTACTCATTGGCGGAAACACCGTTTGTTGAAATTCCAAATTGGGATATTGGGATAGATCAACATTGGGGGGATACTTATCCAGCGCTACGTATTTTTTTACAAGCGGATATAAAAGATTAATAGCATATCCTTCGCCGGAACCAATCTCACAAATTTCGCTCCCGGGTGGTATAAAATCCGTTGCTTTATGATAAGCCAATATCGAGCGCTGAAAAACATAATTATCCGAAGGATCCATACCTGAAACACGCTCGGCTGTTTGTAATGAGCTCATTAATTATTTTTTTTCGTTGTATCTTTTGAAACAGCAGCTGGTTGGGCAGGTACACCTTTATAGTGCTGTTCCATTTGCTTGATCATATTTAATAATCCCTGCGCCTGTTGATTGTCT
The Ferruginibacter albus DNA segment above includes these coding regions:
- a CDS encoding class I SAM-dependent methyltransferase, with the translated sequence MSSLQTAERVSGMDPSDNYVFQRSILAYHKATDFIPPGSEICEIGSGEGYAINLLYPLVKKYVALDKYPPNVDLSQYPNLEFQQTVFPPMSNVPSDSFDVVITFQVIEHVQNDLLFLREAHRILKPGGKLIVTTPNKPMSITRNPWHVREYFPNELKNLCAKVFKSVITKGVFGNSTVMEYYEKNKAGVRKITRFDIFNLQYRLPRWMLQIPYDILNRYNRKKILTNNTSLTSGIKMDDYYVDDVNENCFDLFYVMEK